A window of Clavibacter michiganensis contains these coding sequences:
- the secE gene encoding preprotein translocase subunit SecE, with amino-acid sequence MARKIVDEPSEEIVAQAREQRDARRNPFARLVLFIKQVVQELKKVVTPTRKELLTFTGVVLAFVIVMMVIVSLLDQLFGYLAIVVFGNGA; translated from the coding sequence GTGGCGCGGAAGATCGTCGACGAGCCGAGCGAGGAGATCGTCGCGCAGGCTCGCGAGCAGCGGGACGCACGACGCAACCCCTTCGCCCGGCTGGTGCTCTTCATCAAGCAGGTCGTGCAGGAGCTCAAGAAGGTGGTCACCCCCACCCGCAAGGAGCTGCTGACGTTCACGGGAGTGGTGCTGGCCTTCGTCATCGTCATGATGGTGATCGTCTCGCTCCTCGACCAGCTGTTCGGGTACCTCGCCATCGTGGTGTTCGGCAACGGCGCCTAG
- a CDS encoding UDP-N-acetylmuramate dehydrogenase: MTIETHRDAPLAELTTLRVGGPAEELVTVSERDELVDTLLGLWAVGEDWMVLGGGSNSLISDEGVEGTVIRIATRGVEVGEERADGTVLVRVQAGEPWDALVARTVADGLAGLEALSGIPGSTGASPVQNIGAYGQEVADVLEAIDFLDYETGEVERLGAADLGLGYRTSALKRGRVGVVLSVDFALTRGDGPDELGLPVAYPQLAGALGVELGDRVPVARVRQTVLALRASKGMVLDDADHDTWSAGSFFTNPIVSAAFARTLPADAPRWPQEDPPQDLVVPLGDAWEVADAIEREAAARRRREPAGVKLSAAWLIERSGVSRGFRLPGSGAAVSSKHTLALTNRGTATAEDVAALARYVQGRVMSEHGVILQPEPVLVGLAL, encoded by the coding sequence GTGACGATCGAGACCCACCGCGACGCCCCGCTCGCCGAGCTCACGACGCTGCGCGTCGGCGGCCCCGCGGAGGAGCTCGTCACCGTGAGCGAGCGCGACGAGCTCGTCGACACCCTCCTCGGCCTGTGGGCCGTGGGCGAGGACTGGATGGTCCTCGGCGGCGGATCCAACTCCCTCATCTCGGACGAGGGCGTCGAGGGCACCGTCATCCGCATCGCGACCCGCGGCGTCGAGGTCGGCGAGGAGCGGGCCGACGGCACCGTCCTCGTCCGGGTGCAGGCCGGCGAGCCGTGGGACGCGCTCGTCGCGCGCACGGTGGCCGACGGCCTCGCCGGGCTCGAGGCGCTCTCGGGGATCCCCGGATCCACCGGTGCCTCGCCCGTGCAGAACATCGGGGCGTACGGACAGGAGGTCGCCGACGTGCTGGAGGCGATCGACTTCCTCGACTACGAGACCGGCGAGGTCGAGCGGCTGGGCGCCGCCGACCTCGGCCTCGGCTACCGCACCTCCGCGCTCAAGCGCGGCCGCGTGGGCGTCGTGCTCTCGGTCGACTTCGCGCTCACCCGCGGCGATGGGCCCGACGAGCTCGGCCTGCCCGTCGCGTACCCGCAGCTCGCCGGCGCGCTCGGCGTCGAGCTCGGCGACCGCGTCCCCGTCGCCCGCGTGCGCCAGACGGTGCTCGCCCTCCGTGCCTCCAAGGGCATGGTGCTCGACGACGCGGACCACGACACCTGGAGCGCGGGCTCGTTCTTCACGAACCCCATCGTCAGCGCCGCGTTCGCGCGGACGCTCCCGGCCGACGCCCCGCGCTGGCCGCAGGAGGATCCGCCCCAGGACCTCGTCGTGCCGCTCGGCGACGCGTGGGAGGTCGCCGACGCGATCGAGCGCGAGGCCGCCGCGCGACGCCGCCGCGAGCCCGCGGGCGTGAAGCTCAGCGCCGCCTGGCTCATCGAGCGCTCGGGCGTCAGTCGCGGGTTCCGGCTGCCGGGATCCGGCGCGGCCGTCTCCTCGAAGCACACGCTCGCGCTCACCAACCGCGGCACCGCGACCGCAGAGGACGTCGCCGCCCTCGCGCGCTACGTGCAGGGCCGCGTGATGAGCGAGCACGGCGTGATCCTGCAGCCCGAGCCCGTGCTGGTCGGCCTCGCGCTCTAG
- the rplK gene encoding 50S ribosomal protein L11: protein MAPKKKVTGLIKLQIKAGAANPAPPIGPALGQHGVNIMEFCKAYNAQTEAQRGNVIPVEITVYEDRTFTFILKTPPAAELIKKAAGVAKGSGTPHTVKVAKLTMDQVREIAEQKQADLNANDIDAAAKIIAGTARSMGITVEA from the coding sequence ATGGCACCGAAGAAGAAGGTCACGGGTCTGATCAAGCTGCAGATCAAGGCCGGCGCCGCCAACCCCGCACCGCCCATCGGGCCGGCGCTGGGACAGCACGGCGTCAACATCATGGAGTTCTGCAAGGCGTACAACGCCCAGACCGAGGCTCAGCGCGGGAACGTCATCCCCGTCGAGATCACCGTCTACGAGGACCGGACGTTCACGTTCATCCTCAAGACGCCCCCGGCCGCGGAGCTCATCAAGAAGGCCGCCGGAGTCGCCAAGGGCTCGGGCACGCCGCACACGGTCAAGGTCGCGAAGCTCACGATGGACCAGGTCCGCGAGATCGCCGAGCAGAAGCAGGCCGACCTCAACGCCAACGACATCGACGCCGCGGCGAAGATCATCGCCGGCACCGCCCGCTCCATGGGCATCACGGTCGAGGCCTAG
- a CDS encoding GNAT family N-acetyltransferase yields the protein MSTPDPAAPAAPSFRVATPDDAEEVAALAARTFALACPPTTTAAAIEEHIRTVLSPARFREHLADPAHRVVLAEVGGRPVGYTMVVQAPPADADVAGALRLRPEIELSKVYVEAGSHGVGVARPLMAETLRVARELAGERGLGADAGIWLGVNEHNARAIRFYERSGFHIVGTRSFRLSDAVETDHVMERALAAAAGE from the coding sequence GTGAGCACCCCGGATCCCGCCGCCCCCGCCGCCCCTTCCTTCCGCGTCGCGACGCCCGACGACGCGGAGGAGGTGGCCGCCCTCGCCGCCCGCACCTTCGCGCTCGCGTGCCCGCCGACCACGACGGCCGCCGCGATCGAGGAGCACATCCGCACCGTGCTGTCGCCCGCGCGCTTCCGGGAGCACCTCGCGGATCCCGCGCACCGGGTCGTGCTCGCGGAGGTCGGTGGACGGCCGGTCGGCTACACGATGGTCGTCCAGGCGCCGCCCGCGGACGCCGACGTGGCGGGAGCGCTGCGGCTGCGGCCGGAGATCGAGCTGAGCAAGGTGTACGTCGAGGCGGGGTCGCACGGGGTCGGCGTCGCGCGGCCTCTCATGGCGGAGACGCTGCGCGTCGCGCGCGAGCTCGCGGGGGAGCGCGGCCTCGGCGCGGATGCCGGCATCTGGCTCGGCGTCAACGAGCACAACGCGCGCGCCATCCGGTTCTACGAGCGCAGCGGCTTCCACATCGTGGGCACGCGGTCGTTCCGGCTGTCGGACGCGGTGGAGACGGATCACGTGATGGAGCGGGCGCTGGCGGCGGCCGCGGGAGAGTAG
- the nusG gene encoding transcription termination/antitermination protein NusG: MAESKRDDVDLAPAAEQSSEVDEVQEGHAIESSEESSDAAEHTALHVESDSVETDLTAALDAMESVEDPEADAIVEDALDIDSPDEAEAAVEATDDEAEEEAAEEALEPADVSPATADDIAEAEADLVPDEDDAEVDPYEDFRKELRSKPGKWYVIHSYAGFERRVKSNIENRMVSLNMEDDIYQIEVPMEDVVEIKNGQRKMVNRVRIPGYVLVRMALNEDSWSVVRHTPGVTGFVGNAHNPTPLRFEEAFSMLKSLVEIKEVAQVKGQPTRGGQAQRVVAAEVDFEIGETITIKEGSFAGLPGSISEIKPESGKLTVLVSLFERETPVELSFDQVTKL, translated from the coding sequence TTGGCTGAGAGCAAGCGCGACGACGTCGACCTCGCCCCCGCGGCGGAGCAGTCCTCCGAGGTGGACGAGGTCCAGGAGGGCCACGCCATCGAGTCCTCCGAGGAGAGCTCGGACGCGGCGGAGCACACCGCACTGCACGTCGAGTCCGACTCGGTCGAGACCGACCTGACGGCGGCGCTCGACGCGATGGAGTCCGTCGAGGACCCCGAGGCCGACGCCATCGTCGAGGACGCCCTCGACATCGACTCGCCCGACGAGGCCGAGGCCGCCGTCGAGGCGACCGACGACGAGGCGGAGGAGGAGGCGGCCGAGGAGGCCCTCGAGCCCGCCGACGTCTCGCCCGCCACGGCGGACGACATCGCGGAGGCCGAGGCCGACCTGGTCCCCGACGAGGACGACGCCGAGGTCGACCCCTACGAGGACTTCCGCAAGGAGCTCCGCTCCAAGCCGGGCAAGTGGTACGTCATCCACTCCTACGCGGGCTTCGAGCGTCGCGTGAAGAGCAACATCGAGAACCGCATGGTGTCGCTCAACATGGAGGACGACATCTACCAGATCGAGGTCCCGATGGAGGACGTCGTCGAGATCAAGAACGGCCAGCGCAAGATGGTCAACCGCGTGCGCATCCCCGGCTACGTGCTGGTGCGCATGGCCCTCAACGAGGACAGCTGGTCGGTCGTCCGCCACACCCCCGGCGTCACGGGCTTCGTGGGCAACGCCCACAACCCCACGCCCCTCCGCTTCGAGGAGGCCTTCTCCATGCTGAAGAGCCTCGTCGAGATCAAGGAGGTGGCGCAGGTCAAGGGCCAGCCCACCAGGGGCGGCCAGGCGCAGCGCGTCGTCGCCGCCGAGGTCGACTTCGAGATCGGCGAGACCATCACGATCAAGGAGGGCTCGTTCGCGGGCCTCCCCGGCTCCATCAGCGAGATCAAGCCCGAGAGCGGCAAGCTCACGGTGCTCGTCTCCCTGTTCGAGCGCGAGACCCCGGTCGAGCTCAGCTTCGACCAGGTCACCAAGCTCTAG
- a CDS encoding aldo/keto reductase, with protein MTNPARVPLGSSGLEVLPLSFGGNVFGWTADEATSFQLLDAYTAAGGNFIDTADVYSAWKPGNSGGESEEIIGRWLASRGRPDDLVIATKVGAHEAAKGTSRDSVRRGVEASLRRLGVDAIDLYYAHVDDQDTPIEETVTALAELVAEGKVRAIGASNFTAERLQAALDVSAREGIARVEVLQNRYNLVARDDYEGELADLLVREGIGSAPYSSLASGFLTGKYRGAEVDSPRAGAASKYYDDHGRALLEVLDRVAEAHGVSVTTVSLAWLRAQPSVTAPIASARDLTQLPDLLASVELELAADEIRDLSAV; from the coding sequence ATGACGAACCCCGCACGCGTGCCCCTCGGATCCAGCGGCCTGGAGGTGCTGCCCCTGTCCTTCGGCGGCAACGTCTTCGGGTGGACGGCCGACGAGGCCACCTCCTTCCAGCTCCTCGACGCGTACACCGCGGCGGGCGGCAACTTCATCGACACCGCCGACGTCTACTCGGCGTGGAAGCCCGGCAACTCGGGCGGCGAGTCCGAGGAGATCATCGGCCGCTGGCTCGCCTCGCGCGGCCGCCCCGACGACCTCGTCATCGCCACCAAGGTCGGGGCGCATGAGGCCGCGAAGGGCACGTCGCGCGACAGCGTCCGCCGCGGCGTCGAGGCGAGCCTGCGTCGGCTCGGCGTCGACGCCATCGACCTCTACTACGCGCACGTCGACGACCAGGACACCCCGATCGAGGAGACCGTCACCGCGCTCGCCGAGCTCGTCGCCGAGGGCAAGGTCCGTGCGATCGGCGCCTCCAACTTCACCGCCGAGCGCCTGCAGGCCGCGCTGGACGTGTCCGCCCGCGAGGGCATCGCCCGCGTCGAGGTCCTCCAGAACCGCTACAACCTCGTCGCCCGCGACGACTACGAGGGCGAGCTCGCCGACCTGCTCGTCCGCGAGGGCATCGGATCCGCGCCCTACTCGAGCCTCGCCAGCGGCTTCCTCACCGGCAAGTACCGCGGCGCCGAGGTCGACAGCCCGCGTGCCGGAGCCGCCTCGAAGTACTACGACGACCACGGCCGAGCCCTGCTCGAGGTGCTGGACCGGGTCGCCGAGGCCCACGGCGTCTCCGTCACGACGGTGTCGCTCGCCTGGCTCCGGGCCCAGCCGTCGGTCACCGCGCCGATCGCCAGCGCGCGCGACCTCACGCAGCTGCCCGACCTCCTCGCCTCCGTCGAGCTCGAGCTGGCGGCCGACGAGATCCGGGACCTCTCCGCGGTCTGA
- a CDS encoding ABC transporter substrate-binding protein, which yields MSTMRRAGRAAALTAAAAISALALASCAPGSAPVASAPAGDVSTAIPTDDVTIRIQDETGFPVTDELTAEFTKQHPNVKFDITRDSFQNLLANTPRLLASDDAPDLIRLSTLGTTVKDGLLTNLDPYFDAYGWDRFPAGQLAGARMDDQGVRGEGSLWQFGIGYSVTGIYMNQELADQVGITEMPATMDELEADLAKAKDAGVLPIQTGMQDGVGTFILQSLINQQGDKQDLVDWMYNKPGATIQTDAALAGATKFQDWAKAGYLPPDVNAINYTTMVSNFSAGQGLFMWDGNWDAANVEKALGQGGAQFGLVPPVEAGGKHVAMGTGNTFAIPAKSKNADVVAAFLNWIVTDEKARQIVVDVTGASPGGDPAQALPTAQEGSLIAKALELSAEVGDDDGFVDFMANSTAGIYQGSLQPNEQLLLTDKMTPADFLKATQDFYEQDLAAQ from the coding sequence ATGTCCACCATGAGAAGGGCGGGACGCGCGGCAGCGCTGACCGCCGCCGCCGCGATCTCGGCGCTCGCCCTCGCGAGCTGCGCCCCCGGCAGCGCGCCCGTCGCCTCCGCGCCCGCCGGCGATGTGAGCACCGCGATCCCGACGGACGACGTCACGATCCGGATCCAGGACGAGACCGGCTTCCCGGTCACGGACGAGCTGACGGCCGAGTTCACGAAGCAGCACCCGAACGTGAAGTTCGACATCACGCGCGACAGCTTCCAGAACCTCCTCGCGAACACGCCGCGCCTCCTCGCGAGCGACGACGCCCCGGACCTGATCCGCCTCTCGACGCTCGGCACCACGGTCAAGGACGGGCTCCTCACGAACCTCGACCCGTACTTCGACGCCTACGGCTGGGACCGCTTCCCGGCGGGCCAGCTCGCGGGTGCCCGGATGGATGACCAGGGCGTGCGCGGCGAGGGCTCGCTGTGGCAGTTCGGCATCGGCTACAGCGTCACGGGCATCTACATGAACCAGGAGCTGGCCGACCAGGTGGGCATCACCGAGATGCCGGCCACCATGGACGAGCTCGAGGCGGACCTCGCGAAGGCGAAGGACGCCGGCGTGCTCCCCATCCAGACCGGCATGCAGGACGGCGTCGGGACCTTCATCCTCCAGTCGCTCATCAACCAGCAGGGCGACAAGCAGGACCTCGTCGACTGGATGTACAACAAGCCGGGCGCGACCATCCAGACCGACGCGGCGCTCGCAGGCGCCACGAAGTTCCAGGACTGGGCGAAGGCCGGGTACCTCCCGCCGGACGTCAACGCCATCAACTACACGACGATGGTGTCGAACTTCTCGGCCGGCCAGGGGCTGTTCATGTGGGACGGCAACTGGGACGCCGCGAACGTGGAGAAGGCCCTCGGCCAGGGCGGCGCGCAGTTCGGCCTCGTGCCGCCGGTCGAGGCGGGCGGGAAGCACGTCGCGATGGGCACGGGCAACACCTTCGCCATCCCGGCCAAGTCGAAGAACGCCGACGTCGTCGCCGCGTTCCTGAACTGGATCGTGACCGACGAGAAGGCGCGCCAGATCGTCGTCGACGTGACGGGCGCGTCGCCCGGCGGCGACCCGGCCCAGGCCCTGCCGACCGCCCAGGAGGGCAGCCTCATCGCGAAGGCCCTCGAGCTGTCCGCCGAGGTCGGCGACGACGACGGCTTCGTCGACTTCATGGCGAACAGCACGGCCGGCATCTACCAGGGCTCGCTCCAGCCGAACGAGCAGCTGCTGCTCACCGACAAGATGACGCCCGCGGACTTCCTGAAGGCCACGCAGGACTTCTACGAGCAGGACCTCGCCGCACAGTGA
- a CDS encoding pyridoxal phosphate-dependent aminotransferase translates to MAEPQSTVPLSRVSTRIGSIAESATLKVDGKAKALQAAGRPVISFAAGEPDFPTPDYVVEAAVEAARDPRNHRYTAAAGLPDLREAIAEKTRVSSGLDVGIDRIIVTNGGKQAVYQAFQTLLDPGDEVLVPTPYWTTYPEAIRLAGGVPVDVFAGADQGYLVTVEQLEAAWTPRTKVLLFVSPSNPTGAVYSREQTREIGEWAESKGLWVISDEIYQDLVYDGAEAASIVDVVPALADRTILVNGVAKTYAMTGWRVGWMVGPADAIKAAGNLQSHLSSNVSNVSQRAAIAALRGPRDTVEKMREAFDRRRRTIVAELDAIPGFVTPTPQGAFYVYPDVTGLFGRDIDGVTPTTSLEVADVLLEKAEVAAVPGEAFGPSGFLRFSYALGDDALLEGVRRIRDLLA, encoded by the coding sequence ATGGCCGAACCGCAGAGCACCGTCCCCCTCAGCCGCGTCTCCACCCGCATCGGATCCATCGCCGAGTCCGCGACCCTCAAGGTCGACGGCAAGGCCAAGGCCCTGCAGGCCGCCGGACGCCCCGTCATCAGCTTCGCGGCGGGCGAGCCCGACTTCCCGACGCCCGACTACGTGGTCGAGGCCGCGGTCGAGGCCGCGCGGGATCCCCGCAACCACCGCTACACCGCGGCGGCCGGCCTGCCCGACCTCCGCGAGGCGATCGCCGAGAAGACCCGCGTCTCCTCGGGCCTCGACGTGGGCATCGACCGGATCATCGTCACCAACGGCGGCAAGCAGGCCGTCTACCAGGCCTTCCAGACCCTGCTCGACCCGGGCGACGAGGTCCTCGTGCCCACGCCGTACTGGACCACCTACCCCGAGGCGATCCGGCTCGCGGGAGGCGTGCCCGTGGACGTCTTCGCGGGCGCCGACCAGGGCTACCTCGTGACGGTCGAGCAGCTCGAGGCCGCGTGGACGCCGCGCACCAAGGTGCTGCTGTTCGTCTCGCCGTCGAACCCGACCGGCGCCGTCTACTCGCGGGAGCAGACCCGGGAGATCGGCGAGTGGGCGGAGTCGAAGGGCCTCTGGGTCATCAGCGACGAGATCTACCAGGACCTCGTCTACGACGGGGCCGAGGCTGCGAGCATCGTCGACGTGGTGCCGGCGCTCGCCGACCGCACGATCCTCGTCAACGGCGTCGCCAAGACGTACGCGATGACCGGATGGCGCGTGGGGTGGATGGTCGGCCCGGCCGACGCCATCAAGGCAGCCGGCAACCTGCAGTCGCACCTCTCCTCGAACGTCTCGAACGTCTCGCAGCGCGCGGCCATCGCGGCGCTCCGCGGACCGCGCGACACCGTCGAGAAGATGCGCGAGGCCTTCGACCGCCGCCGCCGCACGATCGTCGCCGAGCTCGACGCCATCCCCGGATTCGTCACGCCCACCCCGCAGGGCGCGTTCTACGTGTACCCCGACGTGACGGGCCTCTTCGGCCGCGACATCGACGGCGTCACGCCGACCACCTCGCTCGAGGTCGCCGACGTGCTGCTCGAGAAGGCGGAGGTCGCCGCGGTCCCCGGCGAGGCGTTCGGCCCGAGCGGCTTCCTGCGGTTCAGCTACGCGCTCGGCGACGATGCGCTGCTCGAGGGCGTGCGCCGGATCCGCGACCTGCTGGCCTGA
- a CDS encoding MaoC/PaaZ C-terminal domain-containing protein, translating into MSAAAVPVLADLAVGDVVAERSVHLTRDSLVHYAGASGDFNPIHYRDDVAASVGLPGVLAHGMLTMGQAVQPVADWAGDPSRIVSYGVRFTRPVVVDPADGQDLVIVAKVGAIDAEAGTVRIDIAVSVDGKTVLGRAQAQVRLA; encoded by the coding sequence GTGAGCGCCGCCGCCGTGCCCGTGCTCGCCGACCTCGCCGTGGGTGACGTCGTGGCGGAGCGCTCCGTGCACCTCACGCGCGACTCCCTCGTCCACTACGCGGGCGCATCGGGCGACTTCAACCCCATCCACTACCGCGACGACGTGGCCGCGTCGGTCGGGTTGCCGGGCGTCCTCGCCCACGGGATGCTCACCATGGGCCAGGCCGTGCAGCCCGTCGCCGACTGGGCGGGGGATCCCTCGCGCATCGTCTCCTACGGCGTGCGGTTCACCCGGCCCGTGGTCGTGGATCCCGCCGACGGCCAGGATCTGGTCATCGTCGCGAAGGTCGGCGCGATCGACGCCGAGGCCGGCACCGTGCGCATCGACATCGCCGTGTCCGTCGACGGCAAGACCGTCCTCGGGCGTGCCCAGGCGCAGGTCCGGCTGGCGTAG
- the rplA gene encoding 50S ribosomal protein L1, producing MAKSKAYRAAAEKIDPAKAYTASEAVELARETGSSKFDSTVEVALKLGVDPRKADQMVRGTVILPHGTGKTARVIVFATGPAAEAAIAAGADEVGGDELIEKVAGGYTSFDSAVSTPELMGKVGRLGKVLGPRGLMPNPKTGTVTPDVARAVSDIKGGKIEFRVDKHANVHFVVGKASFSPEQLSENVGAALEEIVRLKPSSSKGRYVQKATVSTTFGPGIPVDVNSI from the coding sequence ATGGCGAAGTCAAAGGCCTACCGGGCCGCAGCCGAGAAGATCGATCCCGCCAAGGCGTACACCGCCTCGGAGGCCGTCGAGCTCGCGCGCGAGACCGGTTCCAGCAAGTTCGACAGCACCGTCGAGGTCGCGCTCAAGCTCGGCGTCGACCCCCGCAAGGCAGACCAGATGGTCCGCGGCACCGTCATCCTTCCTCACGGTACCGGCAAGACCGCCCGCGTCATCGTCTTCGCGACGGGCCCCGCGGCCGAGGCGGCCATCGCCGCCGGCGCCGACGAGGTCGGCGGCGACGAGCTCATCGAGAAGGTGGCGGGCGGCTACACGTCGTTCGACTCCGCCGTCTCGACGCCAGAGCTCATGGGCAAGGTCGGTCGTCTCGGCAAGGTGCTCGGCCCGCGTGGCCTCATGCCCAACCCGAAGACCGGCACGGTCACCCCGGACGTCGCGCGCGCGGTGTCCGACATCAAGGGCGGCAAGATCGAGTTCCGCGTCGACAAGCACGCGAACGTCCACTTCGTGGTGGGCAAGGCGAGCTTCTCGCCCGAGCAGCTCTCGGAGAACGTCGGCGCAGCGCTCGAGGAGATCGTCCGCCTCAAGCCGTCCTCCTCGAAGGGCCGCTACGTGCAGAAGGCCACGGTCTCCACGACCTTCGGCCCCGGCATCCCGGTGGACGTCAACTCCATCTAG
- a CDS encoding FAS1-like dehydratase domain-containing protein — protein sequence MPVNPELQGRVLPAAAPYLVGREKVREFARAVGATHPVHLDPEAARAAGHADVVAPSTFPVVLQAMTVTQLLAEPDTGIDYSRVVHGEQAFTYTRPVVAGDELTATLTVTKVATLGGNAMVTAESAMVDGSGAHVVTAVSTLVVRGDDA from the coding sequence GTGCCAGTGAATCCAGAGCTCCAGGGTCGCGTGCTCCCCGCCGCCGCCCCGTACCTGGTGGGACGCGAGAAGGTGCGCGAGTTCGCTCGCGCCGTCGGCGCCACCCACCCCGTCCACCTCGACCCGGAGGCCGCGCGCGCCGCGGGCCACGCCGACGTGGTCGCGCCGAGCACCTTCCCCGTCGTGCTGCAGGCGATGACCGTGACGCAGCTCCTCGCCGAGCCGGACACCGGGATCGACTACAGCCGCGTGGTCCACGGCGAGCAGGCCTTCACGTACACCCGGCCCGTGGTCGCGGGCGACGAGCTCACCGCGACGCTCACCGTCACGAAGGTGGCGACCCTCGGCGGCAACGCGATGGTGACCGCCGAGTCCGCCATGGTCGACGGATCCGGCGCGCACGTCGTCACGGCCGTGTCCACCCTCGTGGTCCGCGGGGACGACGCGTGA
- a CDS encoding LacI family DNA-binding transcriptional regulator, which yields MRQKRPTLADVARLAGLSPTAASQILNGTPETRFSEDSHRRVLAAAAELGYRPNMGARALRTDRSLTIGFISDVVATTRFASGLIRGALVEAERAGHVVLVLETGGEESREAEAVSAVLDRQVDGIVFATMRARELVVPDVPASTHVVMLNATSPHHGSSVLPDEEEGGRRAVDLLAAAGHSDGIALLGSDIATERSFFRSETVARRLHGIRAEMAELGLRFAAERSCGDWEPDAGYEAAGAILDAAPGTRAILCLNDRLAFGAYQACQERGIRVGIDVSLVGFDNDELASYLRPGLTTIALPHEEMGREAVRLVLRDAEPGERLVGMPMVERGSIAPVTPADSGTARVAAARMAALAASA from the coding sequence ATGCGCCAGAAGCGACCGACCCTGGCGGACGTGGCCCGGCTCGCCGGCCTCTCCCCGACGGCGGCGTCGCAGATCCTCAACGGCACGCCAGAGACGCGCTTCTCCGAGGACTCCCACCGCCGCGTCCTAGCCGCCGCCGCCGAGCTCGGCTACCGCCCCAACATGGGCGCCCGGGCCCTCCGCACCGACCGATCGCTCACCATCGGCTTCATCTCCGACGTCGTCGCCACCACCCGCTTCGCGAGCGGCCTCATCCGCGGCGCGCTCGTCGAGGCGGAGCGCGCCGGGCACGTCGTGCTCGTGCTCGAGACCGGTGGCGAAGAGTCGCGCGAGGCCGAGGCCGTGTCCGCGGTGCTCGACCGCCAGGTCGACGGCATCGTCTTCGCCACGATGCGCGCACGGGAGCTCGTCGTCCCCGACGTGCCCGCCTCGACGCACGTCGTGATGCTCAACGCCACCAGCCCCCACCACGGCAGCTCCGTGCTGCCGGACGAGGAGGAGGGCGGACGCCGCGCGGTCGACCTCCTCGCCGCCGCCGGCCACTCCGATGGGATCGCGCTCCTCGGCAGCGACATCGCGACCGAGCGGAGCTTCTTCCGCTCGGAGACGGTGGCGCGTCGCCTGCACGGGATCCGCGCGGAGATGGCCGAGCTCGGCCTGCGCTTCGCGGCCGAGCGGTCGTGCGGGGACTGGGAGCCGGACGCCGGCTACGAGGCCGCGGGCGCGATCCTGGACGCGGCGCCCGGGACCCGCGCGATCCTCTGCCTGAACGACCGCCTGGCGTTCGGGGCGTACCAGGCGTGCCAGGAGCGCGGGATCCGCGTCGGCATCGACGTCTCGCTCGTCGGCTTCGACAACGACGAGCTGGCGTCCTACCTGCGGCCCGGCCTCACGACCATCGCCCTCCCTCACGAGGAGATGGGACGAGAGGCCGTTCGTCTCGTCCTGCGCGACGCCGAGCCGGGCGAGCGCCTCGTGGGGATGCCCATGGTCGAGCGCGGCTCGATCGCCCCGGTCACGCCGGCGGACAGCGGCACGGCCCGGGTCGCTGCCGCGCGCATGGCGGCCCTGGCGGCGTCGGCCTGA